The segment tatatataatatttttctatgtaatcatatttgtatataaatcttaatcataatctatttaataaaataagagcaatgttaaaaataaaatttaacattgctattatttttaacatgataaaaaaaaacgagTGGAACAAAGGacggatatatatatatatatatttttttacattttattttaaaattttaatttttatatttatgtgtttttaatcatataagTGTTTTCTCTGTAACCATTGTAGTGTTTTCcctgtaattattaaactagtTGATCATCTCGATCACAAGGAAACATTATTTAGTTGTAGGCAATGTATGcgcttcttgttgttgtttaaATGATGTTTCAAATAATGGATTTTGGTCCCATCTTCTGACATGATTATTTAAGTGGAACATTGACAAATTGTTTGAACTTTATCCATATGTCTCTCACATGATGAACAATCACTAGCTTTGACCTGAAAATGAAAATGGATTTAAAGTACTCAACTTATTAAATGTTGTTTTCACTGTTTTATTACTATTTGATATCATAACCATGGCGGATGTGTAATAAGCATACATGAGTTCCCTTTTTCATGTATCTAGTTTTGTTCTAGTCTTAATATATTCACAGATCTTGGGAGCGGGTTCAGAACAAGACATGAAGTTTTTTACATCTTTATTTTAGCAAAACTAATTGGAAACAGACTTAGCAGCTTGAAGCATTTCCACTATCAGTGTCTTCACATCCCTGTAAACACCACCACCATTCCAAAGAGTTAGTCAGTCCACCAGTTTTGGATCTCTCTGATAGTAAAAGGGATCAGTAGTTTTAACTCGGTACAGAAACCGGTTACAAAAGTGTAACACAGAATGTCTTACTTTCTGTCTTGTGCGCGTCTTGGGAACGGAACTCGGATCTTGAAGGTGTTCCCTTGAAGAGTAGCCTGTGACGACGAAGAAAACGTATGTTTTATAAACTGAAAGATAAAAAAAGGATGAGAAAAGGGGGTGGTGGTGGTTTGGTGTTTAGAAAACACACGCACCTTAACGTTGAAACCAAGGCTGTCCAAATCAAGCATCAAGGCGCTCTCCACCTGACAAAATAAGGAGGTTCTATTGAGATGTGTATAAACAGCGCCAGGCTCTCAACAAGATGACATAGAACTAAATGAAACACTACCGTTACATATGGTTATGTTGACTAAGGTTAAGATAGTAGTGAGTTACTTACAGGTATGGATGTTGTATGGTGTACAATAGCTTTGGTATCCTCTTCATGGTCTTTGTTCATGTGTGACtgccaaaattaaaaaaaggagTTGTTAGTATGCACCCACTGTATCTTTTGATGAGAAACTGTGCAGGAATATGATTTGACATATACCGTTACAGGCTTTGCAAACTGAGCGATAGGATCGACTTTGGCTCCTTGGTACTCCTCTTTGCTGAATTCTACAATGTTCCAGAGCAAAAGCAAATACAAAATGAGCGGGATCATATGAACTGGGATTGCATAAGACAGTATATAAAGAAGATGAAGCACCTCCAGATCCTAGAAAAGCAGTTGCAACCCCTGAAACAAATCTCACAACTTTTGGTTCAATTCGCATAAAGCTGAAGTCTCCAAAATCAACCTTCACAATTTTAAGAAGAAATGGTTCACTTATACTTATTGAGATGTCATTATTTACCATCGTCTTTCACTTTCTAGACATTACAAATAAATGATGTTTACCCAGAAAGCATTGGGATGCTTGGCTAAATAGGCAGATCGAACAGCCGCTTGATCTTTGTCAGAAACCTATATATTGCATACAACAAACATTGAAGCTTAAATGTAAATGTGTATAAACTATAAAGCAACGATGAGAAACACATACCAACACTGCATCACCATGTAGGGTGATCCTCAAACCGGTCCTATCTTCTGGCTCTCTAGCAACCAGTAGTGAGCATTTTGGATTAGCTAAGAGATCCTGCAATCAAAGatgaatattataaaaattgagTCACGATTGGTCTGCTTCTCTTTTCTTCAGTCGTTAGCTCGCTAATCCACACATTCTCAGTTTTTGTAAAACTATGGCTCAAACAGCTCTAAAatgcagaagaaaaaaaaacagagattaaTGATGTTATATGGTTAAAATAAGCAACAAACCTTTGTATGAACAGCTAAGCTACTGACTGCCAGAATTGGAGAGCCATCAGCATCACATGCAAAATCAACCATTGATCCTGAAGGATAACCCTCATACTTCTGCACCAGATCCAAAACACAAGGAGGATTACACATTAACTACATAATTTTTGCATCAATAATTAGAATCCTGGAATCTAATTATATCCCTCTTAATATGCTCACCTGAGAGAAAGTGGAAAGCATACCACAAACACTACCGTTAAGCACAGTTCGTATTTCCTCAACAGGAGAAAGACGAGCAGCCTTCGCCTGCTAAACGAGAACGAGACAAACCGCTTATCAACTTGTTATAACAACACATTCACACATCAGGCCTTGAGAACATGAATGGTTATCATCAAATCATAGGGATAGTCAGATAGATATGTTGAGCCAAGCATGATCACAAAATGTGCGCATTAGTGTTGTTACCTCATGAGCTTGAATCAATTTGAAAACATCTTGATCACTGCTGACATTCCCTGGTGATACAGCCTGATTTGTTTTACAAGTACATATGAGACAAAGTTTACAACTTTTCAATCTATTGAGCTCAAGCTATACCAAATACACGACATCATCCGACAAAACTGAAATCTAAAAATTCGAACTTTTCCTCCCCTACTGACAGAAAATAAGCAAGATTCATCTTGAGGCAGTAATCACCGATcaaaagtaaacaaaacaaaaatcagagtAAAGATCCATCATTTGAAAACCACTAAACTTATAGTTCTCATGTACCTGAGAAGAAGACTGAGCTGCTGAGGCCATCACGGTAAGAGAAGACGACTTTCGACTGCGGAGGGCGGAGAGAGCGACGGTGGAGATCGATTGTGGATGAATAAGACATGTAGTAGGAGGGAAGAATCTAGCTGTGATTAAAGGCGTTGAGAAATGAGCAACTACCGACTTCATCTTCCTGCTTCCTCACGAAACCTTCGATGGTTCGTTTGGTTTACACGTCTTCTCTACTGTGCCGatgagacaacaacaacaaaaaccgCTTACAGTCAGGTTTGGTTTAAATCTGTTCACGAAATTTCCGGTTTATTCTggtattcaaatttttttaacaatttttccTTTCGGTTTacacaacaaacaaaattaCACAACTGAAAAACAATCTCACAGTCTTCTCTACTGTGAAAGATGAGACAACCACAAACAGCCTCCTACAGTCCGGTTTGGTTTTAATCTGTTTTCGAAAGTTCCGGTTTATTCTGGTATTCAAATTTTTAACAATGTTTACTTTCGGTTTACAaacagacaaaaaaaacaattaatcaaACGAAGAGAcgtgtatatataagaaatcaaaggacCAAATTTGAACGATCCGCGGCCATGGAAGTTGTTAATCGGAGTGAGTATATCGATCGGAATCGAAGCAGAGGTAGGAGCCGAGAGAGGAAGCGAGGCGGCGGAGCTGGAGGAGAGGGATGCAGAAGATGAAACGGAGGACGGTGGCGCGTGGAAGTCTCTCGGGGTTACAAGCTACGTATTGCCATAGATCCGTCGATATGTTCACTGTCGTCTCCACCAACCTACTGTTCAACAccatctctctatctctctgaCTCTATCTTAAAAGTTGATCGAGTTCGGTGTTCTGTttcgttattttttttttgggtttaattaCCGAACTCGCGGTCTGAAAAACAGGGGGAAAATAACAAATAGACCCTCTATTTTTGTGAAGTATTCAAATAAAtccttataaaaataaaatatcgtTCTGAAACCCATTTGTtcactaaaactaaaattttagcATCTATTTTCAGAGATTGTCTTCTCCACACGTACTCTTAATAAAAAGGATTTGATGCTGCATTAAGAAGATTTCGTGGAGTAACTCAAGAGAATGTTGAATGACTTGTTTgcttttattattcttttttttataagaaaacaagaaaaagtaaGTTGCAAAGGAAGAAAGCTACAACATGTCTTTCATAGTTCAAACTTCTTTATGATATGCATTATTTCAGGAGAGtgaaagaaacataaataaaatcaaatcaaatgtgACTTTGTTGGATTCATGGTGGTGGAGGGGTTACTACTACTGGTTTTGAAGGAAGCCTTTGTCTTCTAAATAAGCGATGACTTCCTCTGCCATTGCTACAGGTGAAGGACACTCTCCTTCCTTCTCTTTCAGCTCTATCTATTATCAAAACATCACaatagaaacaaagaaacagagaaaa is part of the Raphanus sativus cultivar WK10039 chromosome 5, ASM80110v3, whole genome shotgun sequence genome and harbors:
- the LOC108859359 gene encoding glutamyl-tRNA reductase-binding protein, chloroplastic isoform X1, which gives rise to MKSVVAHFSTPLITARFFPPTTCLIHPQSISTVALSALRSRKSSSLTVMASAAQSSSQAVSPGNVSSDQDVFKLIQAHEQAKAARLSPVEEIRTVLNGSVCGMLSTFSQKYEGYPSGSMVDFACDADGSPILAVSSLAVHTKDLLANPKCSLLVAREPEDRTGLRITLHGDAVLVSDKDQAAVRSAYLAKHPNAFWVDFGDFSFMRIEPKVVRFVSGVATAFLGSGEFSKEEYQGAKVDPIAQFAKPVTSHMNKDHEEDTKAIVHHTTSIPVESALMLDLDSLGFNVKATLQGNTFKIRVPFPRRAQDRKDVKTLIVEMLQAAKSVSN
- the LOC108859359 gene encoding glutamyl-tRNA reductase-binding protein, chloroplastic isoform X2, giving the protein MKSVVAHFSTPLITARFFPPTTCLIHPQSISTVALSALRSRKSSSLTVMASAAQSSSQAVSPGNVSSDQDVFKLIQAHEAKAARLSPVEEIRTVLNGSVCGMLSTFSQKYEGYPSGSMVDFACDADGSPILAVSSLAVHTKDLLANPKCSLLVAREPEDRTGLRITLHGDAVLVSDKDQAAVRSAYLAKHPNAFWVDFGDFSFMRIEPKVVRFVSGVATAFLGSGEFSKEEYQGAKVDPIAQFAKPVTSHMNKDHEEDTKAIVHHTTSIPVESALMLDLDSLGFNVKATLQGNTFKIRVPFPRRAQDRKDVKTLIVEMLQAAKSVSN
- the LOC108859359 gene encoding uncharacterized protein LOC108859359 isoform X3 — encoded protein: MKSVVAHFSTPLITARFFPPTTCLIHPQSISTVALSALRSRKSSSLTVMASAAQSSSQAVSPGNVSSDQDVFKLIQAHEAKAARLSPVEEIRTVLNGSVCGMLSTFSQKYEGYPSGSMVDFACDADGSPILAVSSLAVHTKDLLANPKCSLLVAREPEDRTGLRITLHGDAVLVSDKDQAAVRSAYLAKHPNAFWVDFGDFSFMRIEPKVVRFVSGVATAFLGSGEFSKEEYQGAKVDPIAQFAKPVTSHMNKDHEEDTKAIVHHTTSIPVESALMLDLDSLGFNVKATLQGNTFKIRVPFPRRAQDRK